The Penaeus chinensis breed Huanghai No. 1 chromosome 39, ASM1920278v2, whole genome shotgun sequence genome has a segment encoding these proteins:
- the LOC125046682 gene encoding elongation of very long chain fatty acids protein 4-like isoform X1, which produces MEVLKEKIIHVQDLYKWADSLSDERVRDWPLMSSPLPTLGLVAVYLTFVKVGPKVMENRAPFQLRIPLILYNLAVMLLNLYIGVELAIVSVRLRYSWFCQPVSYSKNPDEMRIAAALWWYYASKLIEFTDTVFFILRKKNNQLTFLHIYHHSTMFCLWWIGIKYVAGGSSFLAAMMNSFVHVIMYAYYGLAAFGPSVQKYLWWKKHITCIQLVQFGSAGVLGARAIVVGCEFPLWMQYALVVYMASFMFLFGQFYVQAYRRKLMTAFIGSQEKKLKDGRNGNMRHQNGTNGVMSNGVSHSSKFAKGEQKKSDKSNGESKSHRANVRTRAQSRREGRPRHDS; this is translated from the exons ATGAACGTGTCAGAGACTGGCCACTGATGTCATCACCCCTGCCAACCCTTGGCCTGGTGGCAGTTTACCTCACCTTCGTCAAAGTGGGGCCAAAGGTCATGGAAAATCGTGCTCCATTTCAGCTAAGAATTCCCCTGATTTTATACAACCTGGCTGTCATGTTGCTTAATCTGTACATTGGAGTTgag TTGGCAATTGTTTCTGTAAGACTCCGATATAGCTGGTTCTGTCAACCTGTTAGCTACTCCAAAAACCCAGATGAAATGAGG ATAGCAGCAGCATTATGGTGGTACTATGCATCAAAATTGATAGAGTTCACAGACACAGTGTTCTTTATACTGCGGAAGAAGAACAATCAGCTCACCTTCCTGCATATATATCACCACTCAACCATGTTTTGCTTGTGGTGGATAGGAATCAAATATGTTGCAGGGGGCTCTT CTTTCCTTGCTGCAATGATGAACAGTTTTGTACACGTAATCATGTATGCTTACTATGGACTCGCAGCTTTTGGTCCCTCAGTGCAAAAATATCTTTGGTGGAAGAAACACATTACCTGTATTCAGTTG GTTCAGTTTGGCAGTGCTGGTGTACTAGGAGCCCGTGCCATAGTTGTGGGCTGTGAATTTCCATTGTGGATGCAGTACGCGCTGGTTGTGTACATGGCCAGCTTCATGTTCCTCTTCGGCCAGTTCTATGTGCAGGCCTATAGACGCAAG CTGATGACTGCCTTCATTGGTTCACAGGAGAAGAAACTCAAGGATGGCAGAAATGGCAACATGCGCCACCAGAATGGGACCAATGGGGTGATGTCCAATGGGGTATCTCATAGTTCAAAATTTGCTAAAGGAGAACAG AAAAAGTCTGATAAGTCCAATGGGGAGTCCAAATCCCACCGCGCCAACGTCCGCACAAGAGCCCAATCACGCCGCGAGGGCCGTCCACGCCACGACTCTTAA
- the LOC125046682 gene encoding elongation of very long chain fatty acids protein 4-like isoform X2 — MEVLKEKIIHVQDLYKWADSLSDERVRDWPLMSSPLPTLGLVAVYLTFVKVGPKVMENRAPFQLRIPLILYNLAVMLLNLYIGVELAIVSVRLRYSWFCQPVSYSKNPDEMRIAAALWWYYASKLIEFTDTVFFILRKKNNQLTFLHIYHHSTMFCLWWIGIKYVAGGSSFLAAMMNSFVHVIMYAYYGLAAFGPSVQKYLWWKKHITCIQLVQFGSAGVLGARAIVVGCEFPLWMQYALVVYMASFMFLFGQFYVQAYRRKEKKLKDGRNGNMRHQNGTNGVMSNGVSHSSKFAKGEQKKSDKSNGESKSHRANVRTRAQSRREGRPRHDS, encoded by the exons ATGAACGTGTCAGAGACTGGCCACTGATGTCATCACCCCTGCCAACCCTTGGCCTGGTGGCAGTTTACCTCACCTTCGTCAAAGTGGGGCCAAAGGTCATGGAAAATCGTGCTCCATTTCAGCTAAGAATTCCCCTGATTTTATACAACCTGGCTGTCATGTTGCTTAATCTGTACATTGGAGTTgag TTGGCAATTGTTTCTGTAAGACTCCGATATAGCTGGTTCTGTCAACCTGTTAGCTACTCCAAAAACCCAGATGAAATGAGG ATAGCAGCAGCATTATGGTGGTACTATGCATCAAAATTGATAGAGTTCACAGACACAGTGTTCTTTATACTGCGGAAGAAGAACAATCAGCTCACCTTCCTGCATATATATCACCACTCAACCATGTTTTGCTTGTGGTGGATAGGAATCAAATATGTTGCAGGGGGCTCTT CTTTCCTTGCTGCAATGATGAACAGTTTTGTACACGTAATCATGTATGCTTACTATGGACTCGCAGCTTTTGGTCCCTCAGTGCAAAAATATCTTTGGTGGAAGAAACACATTACCTGTATTCAGTTG GTTCAGTTTGGCAGTGCTGGTGTACTAGGAGCCCGTGCCATAGTTGTGGGCTGTGAATTTCCATTGTGGATGCAGTACGCGCTGGTTGTGTACATGGCCAGCTTCATGTTCCTCTTCGGCCAGTTCTATGTGCAGGCCTATAGACGCAAG GAGAAGAAACTCAAGGATGGCAGAAATGGCAACATGCGCCACCAGAATGGGACCAATGGGGTGATGTCCAATGGGGTATCTCATAGTTCAAAATTTGCTAAAGGAGAACAG AAAAAGTCTGATAAGTCCAATGGGGAGTCCAAATCCCACCGCGCCAACGTCCGCACAAGAGCCCAATCACGCCGCGAGGGCCGTCCACGCCACGACTCTTAA